In Leifsonia sp. ZF2019, a genomic segment contains:
- a CDS encoding response regulator translates to MTDPLPLRILLVDDQSLVRLGFRMVLDAEDDFRVVGEAADGAEAVRLAVETRPDVILMDVRMPAMDGIEATRRIVAANPDARIIILTTFDLDEYAFGGLRAGASGFLLKDARPAELIAAIRAVAAGDAAVTGRVTRSMLELFADRLPASATDTAAGVDVTAALTPREREILLAMADGLTNGEIGAKFFLTESTVKTHVGRVLAKLHLRDRVHAVIFAYDNGLVER, encoded by the coding sequence GTGACCGACCCGCTCCCCCTCCGCATCCTGCTCGTCGACGACCAGTCGCTCGTGCGCCTGGGCTTCCGCATGGTGCTCGACGCGGAGGACGACTTCCGGGTCGTCGGAGAGGCCGCCGACGGCGCCGAGGCCGTGCGGCTCGCGGTCGAGACGCGCCCCGACGTGATCCTGATGGACGTGCGCATGCCGGCGATGGACGGGATCGAGGCGACCAGGCGCATCGTCGCCGCCAACCCCGACGCGCGCATCATCATCCTCACCACGTTCGACCTCGACGAGTACGCGTTCGGCGGGCTCCGAGCGGGCGCGAGCGGGTTCCTGCTGAAGGATGCCCGCCCCGCCGAGCTGATCGCGGCGATCCGCGCGGTCGCGGCCGGAGATGCCGCCGTCACCGGCCGGGTGACGCGGTCGATGCTCGAGCTGTTCGCCGACCGCCTCCCGGCGTCGGCGACGGACACGGCGGCGGGAGTCGACGTGACGGCGGCCCTGACCCCGCGCGAGCGGGAGATCCTGCTCGCGATGGCGGACGGCCTCACCAACGGCGAGATCGGCGCGAAGTTCTTCCTCACCGAGTCGACCGTTAAGACCCATGTGGGGCGCGTGCTCGCCAAACTGCACCTGCGCGACCGGGTGCACGCGGTGATCTTCGCCTACGACAACGGCCTCGTCGAGCGCTGA
- a CDS encoding mechanosensitive ion channel domain-containing protein, whose product MGIMKTDFWVDLGGWAVAAGWKVLTAALIIAGAFVLSWLLRVLIRRVVKQIVSGVKKGQNVTDTQALVASPLAAVRVVQRTRTLGSVLSNIVNVTVGVIAIILVLNVFASEVLGSFALLTAAIGAGLGFGAQNIVKDVLNGLFMVMEDQLGVGDVVDLGSATGVVEAVGIRITQVRDVNGTLWFVRNGEIVRVGNMSQGWSRVIIDLAVPYDTDIEAVQEKMLATATALATNPKWRSRILEKPELWGLESISADAIVIRIVLKTRTTAKDDVSRELRAQLKHALDEMGVTLPSLSAVVLSGFDSAGSVSGAKPPRTRPVQTLPEKPLTGRKARAAAKRAAANPNAIRITPGASAATIPRTPTQPHAEKAAPAEKPVSKPKTGPAPKATPPEKPAPSTSPQPPTEPPAE is encoded by the coding sequence ATGGGAATCATGAAGACCGACTTCTGGGTCGACCTGGGCGGCTGGGCCGTCGCGGCCGGGTGGAAAGTGCTCACGGCCGCCCTGATCATCGCGGGCGCCTTCGTCCTGAGCTGGTTGCTGCGAGTGCTCATCCGCCGCGTCGTCAAGCAGATCGTCAGCGGGGTGAAGAAGGGCCAGAACGTCACCGACACGCAGGCGCTCGTCGCGTCCCCCTTGGCGGCGGTCCGTGTCGTGCAGCGCACCCGCACCCTCGGCTCCGTGCTCAGCAACATCGTCAACGTCACCGTCGGCGTGATCGCGATCATCCTGGTACTCAACGTGTTCGCGTCCGAGGTGCTGGGCTCGTTCGCCCTCCTCACCGCCGCGATCGGCGCCGGCCTCGGTTTCGGCGCGCAGAACATCGTCAAAGACGTGCTGAACGGCCTCTTCATGGTCATGGAGGACCAGCTCGGCGTCGGCGACGTCGTCGACCTGGGCTCGGCGACGGGAGTCGTGGAGGCGGTCGGCATCCGGATCACGCAGGTGCGGGACGTGAACGGCACGCTCTGGTTCGTCCGCAACGGCGAGATCGTGCGCGTCGGCAACATGTCGCAGGGCTGGTCGCGGGTCATCATCGACCTCGCCGTGCCGTACGACACCGACATCGAGGCCGTGCAGGAGAAGATGCTCGCCACCGCGACGGCGCTCGCGACGAACCCCAAGTGGCGTTCGCGCATCCTCGAAAAACCCGAGCTGTGGGGTCTGGAGTCGATCTCGGCCGACGCCATCGTCATCCGCATCGTGCTGAAGACGCGCACGACCGCCAAGGACGACGTCTCGCGCGAGTTGCGTGCGCAGCTCAAGCACGCGCTCGACGAGATGGGCGTGACGCTGCCGTCGCTCTCGGCCGTCGTGCTGAGCGGGTTCGACAGCGCCGGCAGTGTGAGCGGAGCGAAGCCCCCGCGCACCCGGCCCGTGCAGACCCTCCCGGAGAAGCCGCTCACCGGCCGCAAAGCGCGGGCCGCCGCGAAGCGCGCAGCGGCGAACCCGAACGCGATCCGCATCACGCCGGGCGCGTCTGCGGCGACGATACCGCGCACGCCGACGCAGCCGCACGCCGAGAAGGCCGCGCCGGCCGAGAAGCCCGTCTCGAAGCCGAAGACCGGGCCTGCCCCGAAAGCGACACCCCCCGAGAAGCCCGCACCGAGCACCTCCCCCCAGCCTCCCACCGAGCCTCCCGCGGAGTGA
- a CDS encoding sensor histidine kinase, producing the protein MTPSLPAADPAPGALELPRPPGVIRRFLADHPLLVDTAVVTVYFVPSILLTVVTLIMTPSVAGAIEVALVIAAGGSLYVRRQHPRVVFAVAMAVLVVSTLLGHLVDFVPALFALYALAVYRSTSSAWIGFAITAGASLGSLGITQLLRRTGVYAAQPEDPTSTGFTVLAFSLVAVLIGNNIGGRRRYLTALIDRARQLARERDQQAVIAASAERSRIAREMHDIVSHSLTVMITLSEGSARLAQTAPDRSAETMRMVAETGRTALGDMRRLLGVLRSDELEGAAHQPQPGVGDLGELVERFRAAGMSVRITITGEPPADIGQQLTVYRVVQEGLTNALRYGPLADTVEVTIRFRPERIAITVEDDAAVHTDAVEGSGRGLIGLRERVALYGGTLDAGPKNPAGWRLHAEFDAIRPAATTDAPATATDLEEKP; encoded by the coding sequence ATGACCCCGTCCCTCCCCGCGGCGGATCCGGCCCCGGGCGCTCTGGAACTCCCCAGACCGCCCGGGGTCATCCGCCGCTTCCTGGCGGATCATCCGCTCCTCGTCGACACGGCGGTCGTCACCGTCTACTTCGTCCCGTCCATCCTGCTGACCGTCGTCACCCTGATCATGACGCCGTCCGTCGCCGGAGCGATCGAGGTCGCCCTCGTGATCGCCGCCGGCGGCTCGCTCTACGTCAGGCGGCAGCACCCACGGGTGGTCTTCGCGGTCGCCATGGCGGTGCTCGTCGTCAGCACCCTGCTCGGCCACCTCGTGGACTTCGTCCCCGCGCTGTTCGCCCTCTATGCCCTCGCGGTCTACCGCTCCACGTCCTCCGCCTGGATCGGCTTCGCGATCACCGCGGGCGCGTCGCTCGGCTCGCTCGGAATCACCCAGCTGCTCCGCCGCACGGGTGTCTACGCGGCCCAGCCGGAGGACCCGACGAGCACCGGGTTCACGGTCCTCGCGTTCTCGCTGGTCGCCGTGCTGATCGGCAACAACATCGGCGGCCGCCGCCGCTACCTGACGGCCCTCATCGACCGTGCCCGCCAGCTGGCTCGGGAACGCGACCAGCAAGCGGTCATCGCGGCGTCCGCCGAGCGCAGCCGCATCGCGCGCGAGATGCACGACATCGTGTCGCACAGCCTCACGGTCATGATCACTCTCTCGGAGGGATCGGCCCGCCTCGCTCAGACCGCACCGGACCGCTCCGCGGAGACCATGCGGATGGTCGCGGAGACGGGGCGGACCGCGCTCGGAGACATGCGCCGCCTGCTGGGCGTCCTGCGCTCCGACGAACTCGAGGGCGCCGCCCACCAGCCCCAGCCGGGCGTCGGCGACCTCGGCGAGCTCGTGGAGCGGTTCCGCGCCGCCGGCATGTCCGTGCGCATCACCATCACCGGCGAGCCGCCCGCCGACATCGGCCAACAGCTCACCGTCTACCGGGTGGTGCAGGAGGGCCTCACCAACGCCCTCCGGTACGGTCCGCTGGCCGACACCGTCGAGGTGACCATCCGCTTCCGCCCGGAGCGCATCGCGATCACCGTCGAGGACGACGCCGCCGTGCACACCGACGCCGTCGAGGGCTCCGGTCGCGGCCTGATCGGGCTGCGCGAGCGCGTCGCGCTGTACGGCGGCACGCTCGACGCCGGCCCCAAGAACCCCGCGGGCTGGCGACTGCACGCCGAGTTCGACGCCATCCGGCCGGCCGCCACCACCGACGCCCCCGCCACCGCAACCGACCTCGAGGAGAAACCGTGA
- a CDS encoding ABC transporter permease subunit produces the protein MTTTAPARPHEHSTLGRLSFPRVVRSEWIKLRTLRSTFWTLASVIVLVIGIAALVATAIPEKSVLFGEVPQSQRAGIEAQAAQFATSASTAGLTFAALVIAVLGVLVISGEFSTGMIRSSFAAVPRRFPVFLAKALVLFGVSFVVGLVSSAASWAVALPILNGKGYPGDLLASDTLWAIVGAGAYLGLVAVFALGVGAILKSTAGGIAAALGVLLVLPIIANLVSSLTKTQWVQDAGHYLLSSAGTGLAGVTNGTLEPWANILTAIAWAVVSFVVGALLLQRRDA, from the coding sequence GGCCGGCTCAGCTTCCCGCGCGTCGTCCGCTCCGAGTGGATCAAGCTGCGCACCCTGCGTTCCACGTTCTGGACGCTCGCGAGCGTCATCGTGCTCGTCATCGGCATCGCCGCCCTCGTCGCGACGGCGATCCCGGAGAAGTCGGTCCTGTTCGGCGAGGTGCCGCAGTCCCAGCGTGCCGGGATCGAGGCCCAGGCGGCGCAGTTCGCCACCAGCGCCTCGACGGCCGGACTGACGTTCGCCGCCCTCGTGATCGCCGTCCTCGGCGTGCTGGTCATCAGCGGGGAGTTCTCCACCGGGATGATCCGTTCGTCGTTCGCCGCCGTGCCGCGCCGCTTCCCGGTCTTCCTGGCGAAGGCCCTGGTCCTGTTCGGCGTCTCCTTCGTCGTCGGGCTGGTCTCCTCGGCGGCCTCCTGGGCGGTCGCGCTGCCCATCCTGAACGGCAAGGGCTACCCCGGCGACCTGCTCGCCTCCGACACGCTCTGGGCGATCGTCGGCGCCGGCGCCTACCTCGGGCTGGTCGCGGTCTTCGCCCTGGGCGTGGGCGCCATCCTCAAGTCGACCGCCGGCGGCATCGCTGCGGCCCTCGGCGTGCTGCTGGTGCTGCCGATCATCGCCAACCTCGTCTCGAGCCTGACCAAGACCCAGTGGGTGCAGGATGCCGGGCACTACCTCCTGAGCAGCGCGGGAACCGGACTCGCCGGGGTGACCAACGGGACGCTCGAGCCGTGGGCGAACATCCTCACGGCGATCGCCTGGGCCGTGGTCTCGTTCGTCGTGGGCGCCCTCCTGCTCCAGCGACGGGACGCATGA
- a CDS encoding globin — MTSIPVGPPSGPSFYEQVGGHETFRRLVDAFYRGVADDPVLKPMYPEEDLGPAAERLTLFLEQYWGGPGTYSQERGHPRLRMRHLPFRVNPDARDRWLTHMRTAVDELDLPPLQEETLWSYLERAAFAMVNTFEE, encoded by the coding sequence ATGACGAGCATCCCCGTCGGACCGCCCTCCGGTCCGTCCTTCTACGAGCAGGTGGGCGGCCATGAGACCTTCCGCCGCCTCGTGGACGCCTTCTACCGCGGCGTCGCCGACGACCCGGTGCTGAAGCCGATGTACCCCGAGGAAGACCTCGGTCCGGCCGCGGAACGGCTCACCCTGTTCCTCGAGCAGTACTGGGGCGGCCCCGGCACCTACAGCCAAGAGCGCGGCCACCCGCGGCTGCGTATGCGGCACCTGCCGTTCCGGGTCAACCCCGACGCGCGCGACCGCTGGCTCACCCACATGCGCACGGCCGTCGACGAGCTGGACCTCCCGCCGCTGCAGGAGGAGACGCTCTGGAGCTACCTGGAGCGGGCCGCGTTCGCTATGGTCAACACATTCGAGGAGTAG